From one Flavobacteriales bacterium genomic stretch:
- the glmM gene encoding phosphoglucosamine mutase, whose product MTLIRSISGIRGTIGGAPGEGLTPLDVTRYTAAFAALMKARADAFGKPAMVLGRDARLSGPMVADLVRGTLTGMGIDVIDLGLATTPTVEMAVPGEGAIGGIILTASHNPAQWNALKLLNAKGDFISAADGAEVLRIAEHDDWFAAEVDGLGLVRPDASWTQRHIDAILALDLVDREAIAAKGFRVVLDAVNSVGGVAVPMLLEQLGVESIGIHCEPNGRFPHNPEPLPEHLVDLCEAVRAHKAHLGIAVDPDVDRLALVCEDGSLFGEEYTLVACADHVLAHRPGGTVSNLSSTRALDDIAARHGRERHASAVGEVNVVEMMRATGAAIGGEGNGGVILGELHHGRDALVGIALFLTLLARSGKSSLELRRSYPDYFISKNKIELRPGMDVQAIVDAMAARYRDQPHSTIDGLRIEFGKSWVHLRRSNTEPIIRIYAEARSMADADALAKRLLNELAEAAKVKA is encoded by the coding sequence ATGACGCTCATCCGTTCCATCTCCGGCATCCGTGGCACCATCGGCGGCGCTCCCGGCGAAGGGCTCACCCCGCTCGATGTCACGCGTTACACGGCGGCCTTCGCTGCGCTGATGAAGGCACGGGCCGACGCTTTCGGCAAGCCGGCGATGGTGCTTGGCCGCGATGCGCGCCTCAGCGGGCCCATGGTGGCCGACCTCGTGCGCGGAACGCTCACGGGCATGGGCATCGATGTGATTGACCTGGGTTTGGCCACCACGCCCACCGTGGAGATGGCCGTGCCCGGCGAAGGCGCGATCGGCGGCATCATCCTCACCGCGAGCCACAATCCTGCGCAATGGAACGCGCTGAAATTGCTCAACGCGAAGGGCGATTTCATCAGCGCGGCCGATGGCGCTGAGGTGCTGCGCATCGCCGAGCACGATGATTGGTTCGCCGCCGAGGTGGATGGGCTGGGCTTGGTCCGACCTGATGCTTCATGGACCCAGAGGCATATCGATGCGATCCTCGCCCTTGACCTGGTCGATCGCGAAGCAATCGCAGCCAAAGGATTCCGGGTGGTGCTCGACGCGGTGAACAGCGTGGGCGGCGTGGCCGTGCCCATGCTCTTGGAGCAGTTGGGCGTTGAATCGATAGGGATCCATTGTGAGCCCAATGGGCGCTTCCCGCACAACCCGGAGCCGTTGCCGGAGCACCTCGTCGACCTATGCGAAGCCGTTCGAGCGCATAAGGCGCACCTGGGCATCGCCGTTGATCCGGATGTCGATCGCCTCGCACTGGTCTGCGAGGATGGGTCGCTCTTCGGCGAGGAGTACACGCTGGTGGCCTGCGCGGACCACGTGCTCGCGCATCGCCCCGGCGGCACCGTGAGCAACCTGAGCAGCACGCGCGCGCTCGACGATATCGCCGCGCGGCACGGCCGCGAGCGCCATGCGAGCGCCGTGGGCGAGGTGAACGTGGTGGAGATGATGCGTGCCACCGGCGCGGCGATCGGCGGTGAAGGGAACGGAGGCGTGATCCTCGGCGAGCTGCATCATGGAAGGGACGCCCTGGTGGGCATCGCGCTCTTCCTCACGTTGCTGGCGCGCAGCGGCAAGAGCAGCTTGGAACTGCGGCGCTCGTACCCGGACTATTTCATCAGCAAGAACAAGATCGAGCTGCGGCCAGGCATGGATGTGCAGGCGATCGTGGATGCCATGGCCGCGCGCTACCGCGACCAGCCGCACAGCACCATCGACGGCCTGCGGATCGAATTCGGCAAGAGCTGGGTGCACCTGCGGCGCAGCAATACCGAGCCGATCATCCGCATCTATGCCGAAGCGCGGAGCATGGCCGATGCCGATGCGCTCGCGAAGCGATTGCTGAACGAGCTGGCTGAGGCGGCCAAGGTGAAGGCGTGA
- a CDS encoding 16S rRNA (uracil(1498)-N(3))-methyltransferase, which translates to MHLFFCPDLESGLVNLPDEEAHHATQVLRLAVGQRIGLLNGRGSRAEAELVDVSRKRCVAMVLETEDVASERGARIHLAVAHTKQADRFEWFVEKAVEIGIDRITPLATARTERGRARIDRMERVAISALKQSQRAWLPQIDPLTTLGDLLVEALPEQRFFGHINAQSIPFREAYHPEADAILVIGPEGDFTPAEIEELLAHDHAPITLGNARLRTETAAVAACAFMSLKQSG; encoded by the coding sequence ATGCACCTGTTCTTCTGCCCCGATCTGGAGAGCGGCCTGGTGAACCTGCCGGATGAAGAAGCGCACCACGCCACGCAGGTGCTGCGGCTCGCGGTGGGGCAGCGCATCGGCCTCTTGAACGGCCGCGGATCGCGTGCTGAGGCGGAACTGGTCGATGTTTCACGCAAGCGATGCGTGGCCATGGTCCTCGAAACCGAGGATGTGGCGTCTGAGCGCGGCGCCCGCATCCACCTGGCCGTGGCCCACACCAAGCAGGCTGACCGGTTCGAGTGGTTCGTGGAGAAAGCCGTGGAGATCGGCATCGACCGGATCACGCCGCTGGCCACTGCGCGCACCGAACGCGGCCGTGCGCGGATCGACCGCATGGAGCGCGTGGCCATCAGTGCGCTGAAGCAGAGCCAACGGGCCTGGCTGCCTCAGATCGATCCGCTCACCACCTTAGGAGACCTCTTGGTTGAGGCCTTGCCCGAACAGCGTTTCTTCGGCCATATCAATGCACAGAGCATTCCTTTCAGGGAGGCCTACCATCCGGAAGCGGACGCGATCCTGGTGATTGGCCCTGAAGGCGACTTCACGCCCGCTGAGATCGAGGAGCTCCTAGCTCATGACCATGCCCCGATCACCCTCGGCAACGCACGTCTGCGCACAGAGACCGCGGCGGTGGCCGCTTGCGCATTCATGAGCCTGAAGCAGTCGGGATAA
- a CDS encoding DUF4159 domain-containing protein, with amino-acid sequence MLRRTVLILFAAMTCMEATAQGTYKLAVLKYGGGGDWYANPSAVPNLVKFCNAQLGMGINPDVPAVEVGSAELFNHPLFHMTGHGNVTLSAKEAENLRAYLIGGGFLHISDNYGMDPYVRPMIARVFPESELVELPFAHPIYHQAFEFAQGLPKIHEHDGKPPRGFGLFWEGRLVCFYDSECDLSDGWEDPDVHGDSEATRLKALRMGANIVRLAFSGQGD; translated from the coding sequence ATGCTGCGAAGAACAGTCCTGATCCTTTTCGCTGCGATGACCTGCATGGAGGCCACGGCGCAAGGCACCTACAAGCTCGCTGTGCTCAAGTATGGCGGTGGCGGCGACTGGTACGCGAATCCCAGCGCGGTGCCCAACCTGGTGAAGTTCTGCAACGCCCAACTCGGCATGGGCATCAACCCTGATGTGCCCGCGGTGGAGGTGGGCAGTGCGGAGCTATTCAACCATCCGCTCTTTCACATGACTGGCCACGGCAACGTGACGCTCTCCGCCAAGGAAGCCGAGAACCTGCGCGCCTATCTGATCGGCGGAGGATTCCTGCATATCAGCGACAATTATGGCATGGACCCATATGTGCGGCCCATGATCGCACGCGTCTTCCCCGAATCTGAACTGGTGGAGCTTCCCTTCGCGCATCCCATCTACCATCAGGCCTTCGAATTCGCGCAAGGCCTGCCTAAGATCCATGAGCACGATGGCAAGCCACCACGCGGCTTTGGCCTGTTCTGGGAAGGGCGGCTGGTCTGCTTCTACGACAGCGAGTGCGACCTGAGCGACGGCTGGGAGGACCCCGATGTGCATGGCGACAGCGAGGCCACCCGACTGAAAGCCCTGCGCATGGGCGCCAACATCGTGCGCCTGGCCTTCAGCGGACAAGGGGATTGA
- a CDS encoding YggS family pyridoxal phosphate-dependent enzyme, producing MVAQDLAQRYDRVKGLLPPGVTLVAVSKKRTVEEVRALYALGHRDFGENYAQELRAKQSLLPGDIRWHFIGHLQRSNVKHILPIAHLIHGVDGAALMDEIEKRAAALGQVARVLAQVHIAVEDTKHGLSPDETRSLIKAKAGGRWPNVELCGLMGMASNTPDTGQVKAELEGLACLFDELKALLGEGFSILSMGMSGDLDAALDAGSNMVRIGTAIFGERE from the coding sequence ATGGTTGCCCAGGACCTTGCGCAACGGTATGATCGCGTGAAGGGGCTGCTGCCGCCGGGCGTCACGCTAGTGGCTGTGAGCAAGAAGCGAACGGTTGAGGAGGTCCGCGCCCTCTACGCGCTGGGCCACCGCGATTTCGGGGAGAATTACGCGCAGGAGCTGCGAGCCAAGCAGTCCTTGCTGCCCGGTGACATCCGCTGGCACTTCATCGGCCATCTGCAGCGCAGCAACGTGAAGCACATCCTGCCGATCGCGCATTTGATCCATGGCGTCGATGGCGCCGCGCTCATGGACGAGATCGAGAAGCGTGCGGCCGCGCTCGGCCAGGTCGCCCGAGTGCTGGCCCAGGTCCACATCGCGGTGGAGGATACCAAGCATGGCCTTTCGCCGGATGAAACCCGATCGCTGATCAAGGCGAAGGCGGGGGGCCGATGGCCCAATGTGGAGCTATGCGGGCTGATGGGAATGGCCAGCAACACCCCGGACACCGGGCAAGTGAAGGCTGAACTCGAAGGGCTGGCCTGCTTGTTCGATGAATTGAAGGCCTTGTTGGGCGAAGGATTCAGCATCTTGAGCATGGGCATGAGCGGAGACCTTGACGCCGCCTTGGATGCGGGCAGCAACATGGTCCGGATCGGCACGGCCATTTTCGGTGAGAGGGAGTGA